The proteins below are encoded in one region of Planctopirus limnophila DSM 3776:
- a CDS encoding sensor histidine kinase, giving the protein MVELTSKRWLSIPNLWNKFASRSIRGSLVVWVTLLLGAVLLFFAVVLYETNRRLTIERIESELRSFGFSVLANGRFGNRFPTTDGGNRGDRDRHGRDGFERDRPIGEPGPPGTNPPERNPLEAGREAGNPPQLLLADQIPLEQPERRNDRNGPNPRGGGRNDFPPGEPFQRNGGPPDFDRRGPPERMYFFIRREDTGEIIDRSFDLPEDALAPFPESKLRGPAAIHDPTQSRSVNGRWEVKIFDPSRSRSIVVGRWIQREWDDLQRLLLRTGLIALLSLIIGIAGTWLLARRVLSPLDDISKTVDKLTASTLNQRIDVAPLKTELQALAEVLNATFDRLQAGFERQVRFTSDASHELRTPIAVVLAQTEHALARERSAQEYRQALSACGRSASRMRTLVESLLALARADSGRLQLNCQPIDLLPVVEHAIESIKPKAETSQLKLAAQLTSATVFGDAVFLGQVVTNLLNNAIEYNAPEGMIFVTLTSDTDSARISVVDTGRGMSAEERSHLFERFFRADAARSASGSTGHGLGLAICREIVELHGGKIDVSTELGRGSTFCVVLPLYREEAAEVSTEVAADPELNNSLTSSE; this is encoded by the coding sequence GTGGTCGAATTGACTTCCAAACGATGGCTCAGCATTCCCAACTTATGGAACAAGTTCGCTTCGCGGTCGATTCGCGGCAGTCTCGTCGTCTGGGTCACGCTTTTGCTGGGCGCAGTGCTGCTCTTCTTCGCCGTAGTGCTGTACGAAACCAATCGACGATTAACAATCGAACGCATCGAAAGTGAGCTGAGATCGTTTGGCTTCTCGGTGCTGGCCAATGGCCGATTTGGCAATCGATTTCCCACAACCGATGGAGGAAATCGAGGTGATCGAGATCGCCATGGGCGTGATGGATTTGAACGGGATCGGCCGATTGGCGAACCAGGCCCTCCCGGCACGAACCCTCCTGAGCGAAATCCACTGGAAGCCGGTCGAGAGGCAGGGAATCCGCCTCAGCTACTCCTGGCCGACCAAATTCCCTTGGAGCAACCCGAGAGAAGAAATGATCGCAATGGACCCAATCCACGGGGAGGGGGAAGGAATGATTTTCCACCGGGAGAGCCTTTTCAGAGGAATGGCGGGCCGCCCGACTTTGATCGTCGTGGCCCCCCTGAGCGGATGTATTTTTTTATCCGCCGGGAAGATACTGGTGAGATCATCGATCGGTCATTTGATCTGCCCGAAGATGCACTGGCTCCTTTTCCTGAATCGAAACTGCGAGGCCCAGCCGCCATTCACGATCCGACCCAATCCCGCTCAGTGAATGGTCGCTGGGAAGTGAAAATTTTCGATCCCAGCCGGTCGCGTTCGATTGTCGTGGGCCGGTGGATTCAGCGCGAATGGGATGACTTGCAGCGTCTGCTGCTGCGAACCGGCTTGATCGCGCTCCTTTCGCTGATCATCGGTATTGCCGGGACATGGCTGCTGGCCAGGCGCGTGCTTTCCCCGCTCGACGATATCTCCAAGACGGTCGATAAACTGACCGCCAGCACACTCAATCAACGGATTGACGTGGCCCCACTGAAAACGGAACTCCAGGCACTGGCCGAAGTCCTGAATGCCACCTTTGATCGATTGCAGGCCGGCTTTGAACGGCAGGTTCGATTTACTTCGGATGCCTCGCACGAATTGCGGACGCCGATTGCTGTGGTCCTGGCACAAACGGAACATGCACTGGCTCGCGAACGCTCTGCACAGGAATATCGTCAGGCACTGAGTGCCTGTGGTCGCTCTGCTTCCCGCATGCGCACTCTGGTGGAAAGTCTGCTGGCTCTGGCGAGAGCCGATTCGGGTCGATTACAACTCAATTGTCAGCCCATCGATCTGTTGCCGGTCGTGGAACATGCGATTGAGTCGATCAAACCCAAAGCCGAAACCAGCCAGTTAAAGCTGGCGGCGCAGCTCACTTCGGCCACTGTTTTTGGTGATGCTGTGTTTCTGGGTCAGGTCGTTACGAACCTGCTCAACAACGCGATTGAATACAATGCTCCCGAGGGGATGATCTTCGTCACTCTTACCTCGGATACAGACTCGGCCCGCATCTCCGTCGTGGACACCGGACGTGGGATGTCGGCTGAAGAACGTTCTCATTTATTTGAAAGATTCTTCCGGGCGGATGCCGCTCGTTCGGCGTCAGGTTCGACAGGCCATGGCCTGGGCCTGGCCATCTGCCGAGAGATTGTCGAGCTGCATGGTGGAAAGATCGATGTCTCCACAGAACTGGGTCGCGGCAGCACCTTTTGTGTCGTGCTACCTCTGTACCGCGAAGAAGCTGCAGAGGTCTCGACTGAAGTTGCAGCAGATCCAGAGTTGAACAACTCTCTGACTTCAAGTGAATGA
- a CDS encoding response regulator transcription factor — MRALIVEDQPDLLFALRGMLEDEGYAVDTAADGESGLHRALVWEYDVIVLDWMLPRLSGFDLLKQLRTKKSTPVLMLTARDGVADRVQGLDQGADDYLVKPFDRGELLARLRALIRRAAGESESLLELGQGVTINLIHRKVFRDDVEIVLTAREYSIFEYLALHRGRVVPRTDLYDHIFDENDESLSNLLDVHISNLRRKLGRDVIETRRGLGYIIHSQASSAELVDDASHDSAS, encoded by the coding sequence ATGCGTGCCTTGATTGTTGAAGATCAGCCAGATCTGCTGTTTGCACTTCGAGGAATGCTGGAAGATGAAGGGTACGCCGTAGATACGGCTGCCGATGGTGAATCGGGGCTGCATCGTGCACTTGTCTGGGAATACGATGTCATTGTGCTTGATTGGATGCTCCCCCGGCTGTCCGGTTTTGATCTGCTGAAACAACTTCGCACGAAGAAATCAACACCCGTGCTCATGCTCACAGCCCGTGATGGTGTGGCTGATCGAGTGCAAGGTCTCGATCAGGGGGCCGATGATTACCTCGTGAAGCCTTTTGATCGTGGCGAACTTCTGGCCAGACTGCGGGCGTTAATCCGGCGGGCAGCCGGTGAATCCGAATCATTGCTCGAACTGGGTCAGGGAGTGACGATCAATCTCATTCATCGCAAAGTCTTCCGGGACGATGTCGAGATTGTGCTGACAGCTCGCGAATACTCGATTTTTGAATATCTGGCACTGCATAGGGGTCGTGTCGTTCCCCGTACCGATTTGTACGATCACATCTTCGATGAAAATGACGAATCTCTCTCGAACCTGCTGGATGTGCATATCTCGAATCTCAGGCGGAAACTTGGCCGTGATGTGATTGAGACCCGTCGTGGCTTGGGGTACATCATTCATAGTCAGGCATCTTCTGCAGAACTGGTGGATGATGCATCCCACGATTCTGCTTCGTAA
- a CDS encoding OB-fold tRNA/helicase-type nucleic acid binding-protein — MRKWAASILLLTGLAVSLPLTGVSNVWAQPPGDDPRPAGDRPAGDRPGRPRPEGDNPDRPRPERGGPERGGPERPRGERPEGRGPEGRGPEGRGPEGRGPEGRGPEGRGPEGPHRPQGEAVTVKGEVARISENIHGDVDGVILNDGTRIAFPPHVGNRLKERLAVGTLLKVDGHKERTPRGTELVLARALTPGDGETIQLPHPPTPPGPPGRGPEGRGPEGRGPEGRGPDGRGPGPRAEMDGPPRGPRDGGPEGRGPEGRGPEGRGPEGRGPDGRGPGPRGEMDGPPRGPRDGGPEGRGPEGRGPEGRGPEGRWPGPRDEAGGPPRGPREGGPREERPGPRDGGPEVRRPERPGPSTAELLEQIELLRKEVAELKKR; from the coding sequence ATGAGAAAATGGGCAGCTTCAATTCTATTGCTGACAGGCTTGGCAGTTAGTCTACCGCTGACAGGCGTTTCGAATGTCTGGGCTCAACCACCCGGCGATGATCCACGTCCCGCCGGTGATCGTCCTGCTGGAGATCGTCCAGGACGCCCTCGCCCGGAAGGTGACAATCCTGATCGACCACGTCCGGAACGTGGCGGGCCAGAACGTGGCGGGCCAGAACGGCCCCGCGGTGAACGTCCTGAAGGACGCGGACCTGAAGGCAGGGGACCAGAGGGCAGAGGGCCAGAAGGACGTGGACCAGAGGGACGAGGCCCCGAAGGCAGGGGTCCGGAAGGGCCGCACAGGCCACAGGGAGAGGCCGTCACTGTCAAAGGCGAAGTGGCCCGGATTTCGGAAAACATTCATGGCGACGTTGATGGCGTGATCCTCAATGATGGGACTCGCATTGCCTTCCCGCCGCATGTGGGAAATCGACTGAAGGAGCGTCTGGCAGTCGGGACGCTGCTCAAGGTCGATGGACACAAAGAACGCACACCACGAGGAACGGAGCTGGTCCTGGCTCGTGCTCTGACTCCTGGTGATGGTGAAACCATTCAGTTACCACATCCCCCAACACCTCCTGGTCCTCCAGGTCGTGGACCGGAAGGAAGAGGCCCGGAAGGACGTGGGCCTGAGGGTCGCGGGCCTGATGGACGTGGGCCGGGACCGCGTGCTGAAATGGATGGCCCTCCTCGTGGCCCACGTGATGGCGGGCCCGAAGGACGTGGGCCCGAAGGACGTGGCCCGGAAGGACGTGGGCCTGAGGGTCGCGGGCCTGATGGACGTGGGCCGGGACCGCGTGGTGAAATGGATGGCCCTCCTCGTGGCCCACGTGATGGCGGGCCCGAAGGACGTGGGCCCGAAGGACGTGGCCCCGAAGGACGTGGCCCCGAAGGACGTTGGCCAGGGCCTCGCGATGAAGCCGGTGGCCCACCCCGTGGTCCACGGGAAGGTGGACCGCGCGAAGAACGTCCCGGCCCTCGTGATGGTGGTCCGGAAGTGAGACGTCCCGAGCGACCCGGTCCATCCACCGCAGAACTGCTCGAACAGATCGAACTTCTGCGAAAAGAAGTTGCTGAACTGAAAAAACGCTAA
- a CDS encoding Gfo/Idh/MocA family protein, with protein sequence MTSPSMNPSVRSSRRQFLGVSAALAAGCFVTARPAFSASRSANEKLNIAVIGPGGRGHENLMGVSSENIVAIVDADFRRAAKAFELFPNAKKFSDYRKLFDTPDFFDAVVVSTPDHTHAAPTSIAMKQGKHVYTEKPLTHSLFEARSLQETATAAKVATQMGTQIHAGENYRRVVEIIRSGAIGPVTEVHVWVGKGWGGGELPQEFPPVPEGLDWNSWVGPAPFREFHPTYVPANWRRWWDFGNGTLGDMGCHYMDLPFWALGLKHPTKITAEGPALNLQTAPIGMTAEYEFPAVGSQPACKLKWYDGTMTPKEVRGRKVPGSGVMFVGSEGEMFADYGSYKLYPEEKFADFKPPAPTIPRSIGHHQEWIRACKTGEPTTCSFDYSGPLTETVLLGCLAYRMQKPIAWDAVNLKCPGTPEADAIINRPYREGWTL encoded by the coding sequence ATGACTTCGCCATCCATGAATCCATCGGTTCGATCTTCCCGACGCCAGTTTCTCGGGGTGTCTGCCGCCTTGGCAGCGGGTTGTTTTGTCACCGCCCGCCCGGCTTTCTCAGCCTCTCGCTCTGCGAATGAAAAGCTCAATATCGCCGTCATTGGCCCGGGCGGACGCGGGCACGAGAACCTCATGGGTGTCTCCAGTGAAAACATCGTCGCGATTGTCGATGCCGACTTCCGTCGCGCTGCTAAAGCCTTCGAACTCTTCCCGAATGCCAAGAAGTTTTCCGACTATCGAAAACTCTTTGATACGCCCGATTTCTTCGACGCAGTGGTGGTGAGCACACCCGACCATACACATGCAGCACCCACCTCGATTGCCATGAAGCAAGGCAAGCACGTCTACACAGAAAAGCCGTTAACCCACTCGTTGTTTGAAGCCCGCTCTTTGCAGGAGACGGCTACCGCCGCCAAAGTCGCCACACAAATGGGAACGCAGATTCATGCCGGTGAAAACTACAGGCGTGTGGTCGAAATCATCCGCAGTGGTGCCATTGGCCCGGTGACCGAAGTGCATGTCTGGGTGGGTAAGGGCTGGGGTGGTGGAGAACTTCCCCAAGAGTTTCCGCCTGTTCCCGAAGGGCTCGATTGGAACTCGTGGGTCGGACCGGCACCTTTCCGAGAATTCCACCCCACTTATGTTCCAGCGAACTGGCGCCGCTGGTGGGATTTTGGTAACGGCACGCTCGGCGATATGGGCTGCCATTACATGGATCTTCCCTTCTGGGCACTGGGGCTGAAGCACCCGACAAAGATCACAGCCGAAGGACCAGCGCTGAATTTGCAGACAGCACCGATTGGCATGACAGCCGAGTATGAATTCCCTGCGGTAGGCAGTCAGCCCGCCTGCAAACTCAAGTGGTACGACGGCACGATGACGCCTAAGGAAGTTCGTGGTCGTAAAGTGCCTGGTTCGGGTGTGATGTTTGTGGGAAGTGAAGGGGAGATGTTCGCCGATTACGGCAGTTACAAGCTTTATCCCGAAGAGAAGTTTGCCGATTTCAAACCCCCCGCACCCACAATCCCTCGCTCCATTGGACATCATCAGGAATGGATCAGGGCCTGTAAAACGGGCGAGCCAACAACCTGCTCGTTCGATTACTCCGGGCCACTGACAGAGACCGTCTTGCTGGGCTGCCTCGCTTATCGCATGCAGAAGCCCATTGCCTGGGATGCCGTCAATCTCAAGTGCCCCGGCACCCCAGAAGCCGACGCCATCATCAACCGCCCTTACCGCGAAGGCTGGACGCTGTAA
- a CDS encoding indolepyruvate ferredoxin oxidoreductase subunit alpha encodes MTMVVTEPCRGCKDKACLVVCPCDCFHEDAEMVYINPEECIDCDACVSECPVSAIFHEDNVPAQWQHFVELNAQRSRVCPPAQP; translated from the coding sequence ATGACGATGGTAGTGACTGAACCTTGCAGAGGTTGCAAAGACAAAGCCTGCCTTGTGGTTTGCCCATGCGACTGTTTCCATGAAGATGCGGAAATGGTCTACATCAACCCGGAAGAATGCATTGATTGTGATGCGTGCGTCAGCGAATGTCCCGTCTCGGCGATTTTCCACGAAGACAATGTGCCCGCACAATGGCAACACTTTGTGGAATTGAATGCTCAGCGGTCACGAGTCTGTCCACCTGCTCAACCGTGA
- a CDS encoding protein kinase domain-containing protein has protein sequence MPEPENLKIDLHDQSGVELVKLWASGNQDAAQILVARYQIRLMAMISARLSAQYRHRIATEDVVQSALVSFFRTARHQTERSVIPTSTKSVWDLLALFARRKLSRAIERESASKRGGHWKRYSLEQFEHSFPVSPGSQELEELLIDLRSQLDDSQSQLLELLLQNATQKEIAQQCAVDERTIRRRLMALRNLIAEQWAGEFSFPTKELRFSPTISLPQITYGQFVLGKLVGRGALGKVYRARWQPHGQLMAVKFMHRDLWKQPESQDSFLREIDLASKIHHPGIIRYLGWGRSPHGGPYLLSEYIDGSALTKCSIADAPTRWKRFIDICDAMAAAHQSGVIHGDLTPANILIAHDGRVVVTDFGFATQSYSKTENDHADLNFISPGGTIGFAAPEQISTAFGNISPATDIYALGALAFYLLFGRGPHQKIEQSIVDTLDEENVVIKETQTTAEETRLAKVVNRALKKAVRDRPQSIAELLDGMRG, from the coding sequence ATGCCTGAACCAGAAAATCTGAAAATCGATCTACACGATCAATCTGGTGTGGAACTGGTCAAACTTTGGGCTTCAGGGAATCAAGACGCTGCGCAAATACTGGTTGCGCGGTATCAGATTCGACTTATGGCCATGATCAGTGCTCGCTTATCGGCGCAGTATCGCCATCGAATCGCGACAGAAGATGTTGTGCAGTCAGCACTGGTGAGTTTCTTCCGTACGGCTCGCCATCAAACAGAACGTTCAGTCATTCCGACATCAACGAAATCTGTCTGGGATCTTCTCGCTCTCTTCGCCCGCCGCAAGTTATCCCGAGCGATCGAACGAGAAAGCGCCAGCAAAAGAGGTGGTCACTGGAAGCGATACTCATTAGAGCAGTTCGAACACAGTTTCCCAGTTTCGCCCGGTTCTCAGGAACTTGAGGAACTGCTGATTGATCTCCGCTCACAGTTGGACGATAGCCAATCACAGCTTCTTGAACTTCTCCTGCAAAATGCGACTCAGAAAGAAATTGCACAGCAATGCGCTGTCGATGAGAGGACCATTCGCCGGCGCTTAATGGCTTTGCGGAACCTGATCGCCGAACAGTGGGCAGGTGAGTTTTCATTCCCCACCAAAGAACTACGATTCAGTCCAACGATTTCGCTACCTCAGATCACCTATGGACAATTTGTACTTGGAAAGCTGGTCGGGAGAGGGGCTCTTGGAAAAGTTTATCGAGCCAGATGGCAGCCACACGGTCAATTGATGGCTGTGAAATTCATGCACCGCGATCTATGGAAACAACCTGAGTCGCAGGATTCCTTTCTCCGGGAAATTGATCTCGCTTCAAAGATTCATCATCCGGGCATCATCAGATATCTTGGCTGGGGAAGGTCTCCTCACGGCGGGCCCTATCTTTTAAGCGAATACATTGATGGTTCCGCATTGACGAAGTGCTCAATCGCTGATGCTCCAACTCGATGGAAGCGGTTCATTGACATTTGCGACGCAATGGCAGCAGCTCATCAGTCAGGTGTCATTCATGGTGATCTCACACCCGCCAACATCCTGATTGCGCATGATGGTCGTGTCGTTGTCACTGATTTCGGGTTTGCCACGCAAAGCTATTCAAAAACAGAGAACGATCACGCAGACTTAAACTTCATCTCGCCCGGCGGAACAATTGGTTTTGCTGCACCTGAGCAGATTTCGACCGCCTTTGGAAACATCAGCCCAGCGACAGACATCTATGCCCTCGGGGCTCTCGCGTTCTATCTACTTTTTGGCAGGGGGCCACACCAGAAAATCGAGCAATCGATTGTCGATACGCTTGATGAAGAAAATGTCGTCATTAAGGAAACACAAACCACTGCCGAAGAAACCAGGTTGGCGAAAGTCGTCAACCGAGCACTCAAGAAAGCCGTCAGGGATCGCCCTCAGTCGATTGCTGAACTCCTCGATGGCATGAGAGGTTAG
- a CDS encoding D-alanine--D-alanine ligase family protein, with protein sequence MSRGNIQSAATNPPRWNIALLAGGDSDERSISLRSGQAVCQALQERGHFILPIDPAIVSLKGMDWNGFDAVFIALHGRFGEDGGVQTLLEESGIPYTGSSSQASRLAFDKRIAKQNFDRMQVPTPAWCELSPHESFDSLLMKAKELGWPVVIKPASQGSSLGVSIVRQPEQLQSAYERARHYDEALIMEAAIVGSEWTVGLHDDEILPPICIETDREFFDWVAKYEDDHTRYIFDKPLPATCRQKLETACRGAVHALGVTGISRVDLMLDSEGNPWVLEINTIPGLTDHSLVPKAAQQAGWSLGELCEESIHRAIQRRPRRPHLLRRASFSTQARQRP encoded by the coding sequence ATGTCACGCGGGAACATACAGTCTGCTGCCACCAATCCACCGCGATGGAACATTGCCTTGCTGGCCGGTGGTGATTCTGACGAGCGGTCAATCAGTCTCAGAAGTGGCCAGGCCGTTTGTCAGGCTTTGCAGGAGCGTGGCCATTTCATACTGCCGATCGACCCCGCCATCGTTTCACTCAAGGGAATGGATTGGAATGGGTTTGATGCAGTCTTTATCGCCCTGCATGGACGGTTTGGCGAAGACGGCGGTGTGCAGACATTGCTCGAAGAATCCGGAATTCCTTACACGGGGAGCAGCAGTCAGGCTTCCCGTTTAGCGTTTGATAAACGCATTGCCAAACAGAATTTTGATCGCATGCAGGTGCCGACTCCCGCATGGTGCGAACTTTCACCTCACGAGTCTTTCGACAGTTTGCTGATGAAAGCAAAGGAACTGGGCTGGCCTGTGGTCATTAAACCCGCATCGCAAGGCTCGAGCCTGGGCGTCTCGATTGTCCGCCAGCCAGAGCAACTTCAATCCGCTTATGAAAGGGCACGCCATTACGACGAGGCCCTCATTATGGAAGCGGCAATTGTGGGCAGCGAATGGACTGTCGGACTGCATGACGACGAGATCTTGCCACCGATCTGTATCGAGACAGACCGCGAGTTTTTCGACTGGGTCGCGAAATACGAAGACGACCACACACGTTACATCTTCGATAAACCTCTCCCGGCAACATGCCGACAGAAGCTGGAAACTGCCTGCCGGGGAGCCGTCCATGCTCTGGGTGTGACTGGAATCTCCCGGGTCGATCTGATGCTCGATTCGGAAGGGAACCCCTGGGTTCTTGAAATCAACACCATTCCCGGATTAACCGATCACAGCCTCGTCCCCAAGGCGGCTCAGCAAGCCGGTTGGTCTTTGGGAGAATTGTGCGAAGAGTCGATTCACCGCGCCATCCAAAGACGCCCCCGCAGACCGCACTTACTCAGACGTGCTTCGTTTTCGACACAGGCTCGGCAAAGGCCTTAA
- the murB gene encoding UDP-N-acetylmuramate dehydrogenase encodes MSFLEEFHDILKRDEPLAPYTWMKLGGPVQYFLEPRSVEELVAVVKACAAQQITVRVLGGGSNLLVRDEGVSGAVIKLTHEAFQHIKIEGTTLVAGGGALLSNAISQAVKASLAGFENLAGIPGTIGGALRGNAGGRNGDIGQYVSSVKVLTIDGEIIDRSDDELSFGYRQSNLTELIILEATFQLIADAPDEIVRRLRKTWIMKKSSQPLAAQSAGCIFKNPRGLSAGSLIEQANLKGTRVGGAEISERHANFIVSNGNASSADVLRLMDLVRSKISEQFAVDLESEIQIW; translated from the coding sequence ATGAGCTTTCTCGAAGAATTCCACGACATTCTCAAACGCGACGAGCCACTGGCTCCTTACACCTGGATGAAACTGGGTGGCCCGGTGCAGTACTTTCTCGAACCGCGTAGCGTCGAAGAACTCGTCGCTGTGGTCAAAGCCTGTGCTGCCCAGCAGATCACAGTCCGTGTTCTCGGCGGTGGCTCGAATCTTCTCGTACGGGATGAAGGCGTCAGTGGAGCAGTGATCAAGCTCACACATGAAGCTTTCCAGCACATTAAAATCGAAGGCACAACGCTGGTCGCTGGTGGTGGAGCACTGCTCTCCAATGCCATTTCGCAGGCCGTCAAAGCCAGCCTTGCCGGGTTTGAAAATCTCGCGGGAATTCCGGGAACAATTGGCGGCGCTCTGCGTGGTAATGCCGGTGGCCGCAATGGCGATATCGGCCAGTATGTCAGTTCAGTCAAAGTGCTGACGATCGACGGTGAAATCATCGACCGCTCGGACGATGAACTCTCTTTTGGCTATCGTCAGAGCAATCTTACGGAACTCATCATTCTCGAAGCCACGTTCCAGCTCATTGCCGATGCCCCGGATGAGATTGTCCGCCGCCTGCGAAAAACGTGGATTATGAAAAAATCATCTCAACCACTCGCGGCTCAATCGGCAGGCTGTATCTTTAAGAATCCACGCGGTCTTTCGGCGGGTTCATTGATTGAACAAGCCAACCTGAAGGGAACTCGTGTCGGTGGAGCCGAAATCAGCGAGCGGCACGCCAACTTTATCGTCTCGAATGGAAATGCCTCCTCCGCAGACGTCCTGCGACTGATGGATCTGGTACGAAGCAAGATTTCTGAACAGTTTGCAGTCGATCTGGAGTCAGAAATCCAAATCTGGTAA
- a CDS encoding UDP-N-acetylmuramate--L-alanine ligase produces MTNSSHITEKLLANPWGKHGSPVWIHLIGVCGSGLRSLAEYLLARGFCVTGTDEQLPTAGLSELFPRGLVYTRQKNLPRAAIHSPDATALESGFSFPELSRLTSNPENRLRQSIAAVPDLIIHSAAIPPADAGLQAARLAGIPAIPYHIALAHLINSSRSLCIAGTHGKSTTTAMVAWMLSSSLAPEITDSIVNTNHPWRASFIMGGELIAPLPLSKPDQAMATLHRSGSYVEGDWLVAEACEYRQHFLAYEPELAAILSCEPDHFDCFASEAEFGDAFSKFAARVKPDGRLVTAADSPMALQAAENAQAQVETFGLSMGNAKYPHWQARQIQRLGAKSRFELFYCGKHRASVQLQIPGRHNILNALAALALTEQTGCPLPHRIQALASFQGIRRRFEWKGLWRGIHLIDDYAHHPTAVIETLRTARQIFGSRRIALAFEPHQVSRLQALLPEFAQSLALADQVFIAPVFAAREGNSALKHTLIQDLAQRVRSAGIPTEVCGTLDHLRSSVEHKAGTIDVLITAGAGHIDRIHYELSRRIPRHSQTRRATGSLHLDETGWPGAVLSRTA; encoded by the coding sequence TTGACCAATTCATCGCACATCACCGAGAAACTTCTGGCGAATCCATGGGGAAAGCATGGTTCGCCAGTCTGGATTCACCTGATCGGTGTTTGCGGCAGTGGTTTGCGCTCGTTGGCAGAGTATCTGCTGGCCCGGGGTTTTTGTGTGACCGGTACCGATGAGCAACTGCCGACAGCCGGGCTGAGTGAACTGTTTCCACGAGGTCTGGTTTATACCCGCCAGAAAAACTTGCCCCGGGCTGCCATTCATTCGCCAGACGCTACTGCGCTAGAGTCTGGCTTTTCCTTTCCCGAATTGTCGCGACTCACTTCCAATCCGGAAAACAGGCTCCGTCAATCAATCGCTGCTGTCCCTGATCTAATCATTCACAGTGCCGCAATTCCGCCAGCGGATGCCGGCTTGCAGGCCGCCCGGCTGGCCGGGATCCCGGCTATCCCTTACCACATTGCGCTCGCTCACCTCATCAACTCCAGTCGCAGCCTGTGCATTGCCGGTACTCACGGGAAAAGCACCACCACAGCCATGGTTGCCTGGATGCTCTCCAGTTCGCTGGCACCTGAGATTACAGATTCAATCGTAAATACTAATCATCCATGGCGAGCATCCTTCATTATGGGTGGAGAACTGATCGCACCTCTACCTCTATCAAAGCCTGATCAGGCCATGGCCACCTTGCATAGATCTGGCAGTTATGTTGAAGGGGACTGGCTGGTCGCTGAGGCTTGCGAGTACCGCCAGCATTTCCTCGCTTACGAACCCGAACTTGCAGCAATACTTTCTTGTGAGCCCGATCACTTCGATTGTTTTGCCAGCGAGGCCGAATTTGGCGATGCTTTTTCGAAATTTGCTGCCCGTGTGAAGCCAGATGGCAGGCTCGTCACAGCGGCGGATTCTCCAATGGCACTTCAGGCGGCCGAGAACGCGCAAGCACAAGTCGAAACGTTCGGCCTCTCGATGGGGAATGCAAAATACCCTCACTGGCAGGCTCGCCAGATTCAACGACTTGGTGCCAAGAGTCGGTTTGAGTTGTTTTATTGCGGAAAACACCGGGCGAGCGTCCAATTACAGATTCCCGGCAGGCACAACATTCTCAACGCACTGGCAGCACTGGCTCTCACTGAGCAGACGGGTTGTCCACTACCGCATCGCATCCAGGCACTTGCCAGCTTTCAAGGGATTCGCCGACGGTTCGAATGGAAGGGCCTCTGGCGTGGTATCCACCTGATCGACGACTACGCACACCATCCGACGGCTGTCATCGAAACTTTGCGAACTGCCCGGCAGATCTTCGGCTCCCGGAGAATCGCTCTCGCTTTTGAACCTCATCAGGTTTCCCGCCTGCAGGCACTGCTCCCCGAGTTTGCTCAGTCACTGGCTCTGGCAGATCAGGTGTTCATTGCCCCGGTTTTTGCAGCCAGAGAAGGCAATTCCGCACTTAAGCACACTTTGATTCAAGACCTTGCCCAACGTGTCCGTTCGGCAGGAATTCCTACGGAAGTCTGCGGCACACTTGACCATCTGCGGTCATCCGTAGAGCATAAGGCGGGCACAATCGATGTGCTGATTACTGCGGGCGCTGGCCATATCGACCGGATTCACTATGAGCTTTCTCGAAGAATTCCACGACATTCTCAAACGCGACGAGCCACTGGCTCCTTACACCTGGATGAAACTGGGTGGCCCGGTGCAGTACTTTCTCGAACCGCGTAG
- a CDS encoding ArsR/SmtB family transcription factor has translation MALESPLQLTPLDALAEAAECLKIVAHPHRLRILQMLLQKDFTVSELAQACDLPSAMASEHLRLMQRCGFLTSEKSGRKVFYHVIEPHLKDLLKCVEGRFGVSETILSAE, from the coding sequence ATGGCCCTTGAGTCTCCGCTTCAACTCACTCCGCTGGATGCATTGGCTGAGGCCGCCGAGTGCCTCAAGATTGTGGCCCATCCTCATCGCCTGCGGATTCTGCAAATGCTTTTGCAGAAAGATTTTACGGTGAGCGAACTGGCCCAGGCGTGTGATTTGCCCAGTGCGATGGCCTCGGAACATCTGCGGTTGATGCAAAGGTGTGGTTTTCTGACGAGTGAAAAATCGGGGCGCAAAGTGTTTTATCACGTCATCGAGCCACACTTGAAAGACCTGTTGAAATGTGTTGAAGGCCGCTTCGGCGTCTCCGAGACCATTCTTTCGGCGGAATAG